Proteins found in one Methanofollis sp. genomic segment:
- a CDS encoding proteasome assembly chaperone family protein produces MDDINIDFLTEDEVKADVLIEGLPGIGQVGKLVVEHMIQELGAEKIVDITSIFLPPQVLIEPGGRVRLPNNEVYLWKNDEGRSIAFLIGDFQSTSNEGHYLLCEAYLDIAEELGVKRIYTLGGYGVGHLTEESRVLGAANDESLAAGIVVAGGVMTGEEPGGIVGASGLLLGLAAMREIEGICLMGETPGYVVDPKSATAVLAVLCRLLGITVDATRLAEHAAEVEKILAKYEEMEKGREEENLTYIG; encoded by the coding sequence ATGGATGACATAAATATCGACTTTTTAACAGAAGACGAGGTCAAGGCAGACGTCCTCATCGAAGGACTGCCGGGCATCGGCCAGGTCGGCAAACTCGTCGTCGAGCACATGATCCAGGAACTCGGGGCAGAGAAGATCGTCGACATCACCTCCATCTTCCTCCCGCCGCAGGTGCTCATCGAACCCGGCGGTCGGGTCCGCCTCCCGAACAACGAGGTGTACCTCTGGAAGAACGACGAGGGTCGTTCGATCGCTTTCCTGATCGGTGACTTCCAGAGCACCTCGAACGAGGGGCACTACCTCCTCTGCGAGGCCTACCTTGACATCGCCGAGGAACTCGGGGTGAAGAGGATCTACACCCTCGGCGGTTACGGTGTCGGCCACCTCACCGAGGAGTCGAGAGTCCTCGGGGCGGCCAACGACGAGAGTCTTGCCGCAGGGATCGTCGTCGCCGGGGGCGTCATGACCGGCGAGGAGCCCGGCGGGATCGTCGGTGCCTCGGGTCTGCTCCTCGGCCTTGCCGCCATGCGGGAGATCGAGGGGATCTGCCTGATGGGCGAGACGCCAGGGTATGTCGTCGACCCGAAGAGCGCCACCGCCGTCCTTGCCGTCCTCTGCCGTCTCCTCGGGATCACGGTCGACGCCACCCGGCTTGCCGAGCATGCCGCCGAGGTGGAGAAGATCCTGGCGAAGTACGAAGAGATGGAAAAGGGGCGAGAAGAAGAGAACCTGACCTATATCGGATAA
- a CDS encoding endonuclease Q family protein, with protein MATSPSMTPESLLAGAATKGIGILGSGDALHPAWRKAWEEHENGTGIAVLPTAEVEGKGRVHHLILMEDFSAFEDLATVFAPHSKDIATGGRPHVHLTGEAIAAAVHDLGGLVGPAHAFTPWTSLYAAHDSVTSCYGGEKIDFLELGLSADTSYGAGIRELDGVPFLSNSDAHSTHPAKLGREFNGLDLDRVTPEAAFDAVRRGKITLNTGFFPEEGKYNRTACTRCYTPYSLEEAVHLGWTCPEDGGKIKKGVFDRARELGGGDPSERPPYYHVIPLGEIIRVVLGVSSATTKKVEARYYRLIEIFGTEIAVLAEVPVAEIREADPAVGAAVEAFREGKVHLVPGGGGKYGTFTLP; from the coding sequence ATGGCGACCTCACCCTCGATGACGCCGGAGAGTCTCCTTGCCGGCGCGGCCACGAAAGGGATTGGCATCCTCGGGAGCGGGGACGCCCTCCACCCAGCATGGCGGAAGGCATGGGAAGAGCACGAGAACGGCACCGGCATCGCCGTCCTGCCGACGGCCGAGGTGGAGGGGAAGGGGAGGGTCCACCACCTCATCCTCATGGAGGACTTCTCCGCCTTCGAGGACCTGGCCACGGTCTTCGCCCCCCACAGCAAGGACATCGCCACAGGGGGACGGCCGCACGTCCACCTCACCGGTGAGGCGATCGCCGCGGCCGTCCACGATCTCGGCGGCCTCGTCGGGCCGGCCCATGCCTTCACCCCCTGGACATCGCTGTATGCGGCGCACGACTCGGTGACGTCGTGCTATGGCGGGGAGAAGATCGACTTCCTGGAACTCGGCCTCTCGGCCGACACCTCATACGGCGCCGGGATACGGGAACTCGACGGCGTCCCCTTCCTCTCGAACTCAGACGCCCACTCCACCCACCCCGCAAAACTCGGGCGTGAGTTCAACGGTCTCGACCTCGACCGCGTGACGCCGGAGGCCGCCTTCGACGCGGTGCGCCGCGGGAAGATCACTCTCAATACCGGATTTTTCCCGGAGGAGGGAAAGTACAACAGGACCGCCTGCACCCGGTGCTATACCCCGTACTCCCTGGAGGAGGCCGTGCATCTCGGCTGGACCTGTCCTGAAGACGGCGGCAAGATCAAGAAAGGAGTCTTTGACCGGGCGCGGGAACTGGGCGGCGGCGACCCCTCGGAGAGGCCGCCGTATTACCATGTCATCCCCCTCGGCGAGATCATCAGGGTCGTGCTCGGCGTCTCCTCGGCCACGACAAAGAAGGTGGAAGCGAGATATTACCGCCTGATAGAAATATTCGGGACAGAGATCGCCGTCCTCGCCGAGGTGCCGGTCGCCGAGATCAGGGAGGCCGACCCGGCGGTCGGCGCGGCGGTCGAGGCCTTCAGGGAGGGGAAGGTGCACCTGGTCCCGGGCGGCGGCGGGAAGTACGGCACCTTCACCCTCCCCTGA
- a CDS encoding energy-coupling factor ABC transporter permease, whose translation MHIMEGFLPPAWCLFWFLVSAPFIIYGMYQLRILMREKRETLPLLAVAGAFVFVLSSLKLPSVSGSCSHPTGTGLGAILFGPCITSILGLIVLLYQAIFLAHGGLSTLGANVFSMGIAGPVLAWAIYKGGQKTGLNTYLTVFFAAAIADLFTYVVTSVQLALAFPAEVGGFATSFAAFAAVFTVTQLPLSIIEGAVIALTFKYIIDVRAEILVRLGVLTDATVSRLRGAGA comes from the coding sequence ATGCACATCATGGAAGGATTCCTCCCACCGGCCTGGTGCCTCTTCTGGTTCCTGGTCTCGGCACCGTTCATCATCTACGGGATGTACCAGTTGCGAATACTGATGCGAGAGAAGAGAGAGACCCTCCCCCTCCTTGCCGTTGCGGGGGCGTTCGTCTTCGTCCTCTCCTCCCTCAAACTCCCCTCGGTGAGCGGGAGCTGCTCCCACCCCACAGGCACGGGCCTCGGGGCGATCCTCTTCGGCCCCTGTATCACCTCCATCCTCGGACTGATCGTCCTCCTGTACCAGGCGATCTTCCTCGCCCACGGCGGCCTCTCCACCCTCGGCGCGAACGTCTTCTCCATGGGGATCGCAGGGCCCGTCCTTGCCTGGGCGATCTATAAGGGAGGCCAGAAGACAGGGCTCAACACTTACCTGACCGTCTTTTTCGCCGCCGCCATCGCCGACCTCTTCACCTACGTGGTGACCTCGGTCCAGCTTGCCCTCGCCTTCCCGGCCGAAGTCGGCGGTTTCGCCACCTCTTTCGCCGCCTTTGCCGCCGTCTTCACGGTCACGCAGTTGCCCCTCTCCATCATCGAGGGCGCAGTCATCGCCCTGACCTTCAAGTACATCATCGACGTCCGCGCCGAGATCCTGGTGAGGCTCGGCGTGCTCACCGACGCGACAGTCAGCCGCCTCAGGGGGGCAGGGGCATGA
- a CDS encoding energy-coupling factor ABC transporter substrate-binding protein, whose amino-acid sequence MKYAMEIAVLAIVLVFAASILVVLSTGDHEWAGADDQAEDVIKEMTGSEYEPWTTPVYEPPSGEIESLFFSLQAAIGALVIGFFFGYYYRGRQITT is encoded by the coding sequence ATGAAGTACGCCATGGAGATCGCCGTCCTTGCGATCGTCCTCGTCTTTGCCGCGTCCATCCTCGTCGTCCTCTCCACCGGCGACCACGAATGGGCCGGGGCCGACGACCAGGCTGAAGACGTCATCAAGGAGATGACGGGCTCGGAGTACGAACCCTGGACGACACCTGTCTACGAACCGCCGAGCGGCGAGATCGAGTCCCTCTTCTTCTCCCTTCAGGCGGCGATCGGGGCTCTCGTCATCGGGTTTTTCTTCGGGTATTATTACCGCGGACGACAGATCACTACCTGA
- the cbiQ gene encoding cobalt ECF transporter T component CbiQ: protein MMENILDDYAQQNALRETDTRAKLLLGGGAIAAALISAGPLAPAFIAASMAAITVGIARIPARFYAALLTIPLSFAVLSAGVILFLSGGGETVWSMPVGGINLAVTTGSANQAALVLARTFAGMCALFFIALTTPMVEIFTVMRSLRLPPEFVDLAMLIYHFIFVLIGEAVATRNAQEIRQGYAGFGNSVRSFSMLAGTLFVRAWEKGEELILAMDARCYDGIFPACGGETTLSRRGAAAVAAYLILCGALALLTGGTQIF, encoded by the coding sequence ATGATGGAGAATATACTGGACGATTATGCCCAGCAGAACGCGTTGCGGGAGACCGACACGCGGGCAAAACTCCTCCTCGGCGGCGGGGCGATCGCCGCCGCCCTCATCTCCGCAGGCCCCCTCGCCCCGGCCTTCATCGCCGCATCCATGGCGGCGATCACCGTCGGGATCGCCCGCATCCCGGCGCGGTTCTACGCCGCACTCCTCACCATCCCCCTCTCCTTCGCCGTCCTCTCGGCGGGCGTGATCCTCTTCCTCTCAGGCGGCGGGGAGACCGTCTGGAGCATGCCTGTCGGCGGGATCAACCTCGCCGTCACGACAGGGAGCGCCAACCAGGCCGCTCTCGTCCTCGCCCGGACCTTCGCCGGGATGTGCGCCCTCTTCTTCATCGCCCTCACCACCCCAATGGTCGAGATCTTCACGGTGATGCGCTCCCTCAGGCTGCCGCCCGAGTTCGTCGACCTTGCCATGCTCATCTACCACTTCATCTTCGTCCTCATCGGCGAGGCGGTAGCCACCCGGAATGCGCAGGAGATCAGGCAGGGCTATGCCGGCTTCGGGAACTCGGTGCGGTCCTTCTCGATGCTCGCGGGGACGCTCTTCGTGCGGGCATGGGAGAAGGGCGAGGAACTCATCCTGGCCATGGACGCCCGGTGCTATGACGGCATATTCCCGGCCTGCGGCGGAGAGACGACGCTCTCCCGCAGGGGTGCCGCGGCCGTCGCCGCCTACCTCATCCTGTGCGGTGCGCTCGCCCTCCTGACCGGCGGGACACAGATCTTCTGA
- a CDS encoding ATP-binding cassette domain-containing protein, giving the protein MTAAIEFQDVHFAYPDRPESLKGIDITVSRGSKVALVGPNGAGKTTLLLMCNGMLRPTKGRVLVGGRPVAYDARSLHEVRRLVGLVFQNSDAQIFAPTVWQDVAFGPANLGMPADVVKKVVADALHYVGLSGYEKRPPHHLSGGEKKRVAIAGVLAMDPEVLVFDEPTSSLDPATSEEVMDLLDEMNHGGRTILLSTHDVELAYRWADEVVLMEAGSVLRMGAPEEIFADSTHLARARLKPPTVLDLFQELRDRRVLADTAPPKSALAFTDLIECRLRGGVSRDGHGTIYLRDVASPDGTAALAHLLAGSAPVWVGAMGTKAKKVAQEEGIDLDFTYGVIDKCLLRAVNGEDSLILTSGGMVVHTVERIDKYARTSGREIAVRQV; this is encoded by the coding sequence ATGACAGCAGCAATCGAATTCCAGGACGTGCACTTCGCCTATCCAGACCGCCCCGAGTCCCTGAAAGGGATCGACATCACCGTCAGCAGAGGGAGCAAGGTCGCCCTCGTCGGCCCGAACGGCGCAGGCAAGACGACCCTCCTCTTGATGTGCAACGGGATGCTGCGGCCGACGAAAGGAAGAGTCCTCGTCGGCGGCAGACCTGTGGCGTACGACGCCCGCTCCCTCCACGAGGTGAGGAGGTTGGTCGGGCTTGTCTTCCAGAACTCCGACGCCCAGATCTTCGCCCCGACAGTCTGGCAGGACGTCGCCTTCGGGCCGGCGAACCTCGGCATGCCGGCAGATGTCGTGAAAAAAGTTGTCGCCGACGCCCTCCACTATGTCGGCCTCTCCGGCTACGAGAAACGCCCGCCCCACCACCTCTCCGGCGGGGAGAAGAAGAGGGTCGCCATCGCGGGGGTGCTCGCGATGGACCCCGAGGTGCTCGTCTTCGACGAACCGACAAGTTCCCTCGACCCCGCGACCTCCGAGGAGGTGATGGACCTTCTCGATGAGATGAACCACGGGGGCCGAACGATCCTCCTCTCGACGCACGACGTCGAACTCGCCTATCGCTGGGCCGACGAGGTCGTGCTCATGGAGGCCGGGTCGGTGCTCAGGATGGGCGCACCAGAAGAGATCTTTGCCGACAGCACCCACCTCGCCCGGGCGCGCCTCAAACCCCCGACCGTGCTGGACCTCTTTCAGGAGCTGAGGGACCGGCGCGTGCTGGCCGACACCGCACCGCCGAAGAGCGCACTAGCGTTCACCGACCTTATCGAGTGCCGTCTCCGCGGCGGCGTGAGCCGCGACGGCCACGGCACCATCTATCTCAGGGACGTCGCCAGCCCTGACGGCACCGCCGCACTCGCCCACCTCCTCGCGGGGAGCGCACCGGTGTGGGTCGGCGCCATGGGGACGAAGGCAAAGAAGGTGGCGCAGGAGGAGGGGATAGACCTCGACTTCACCTACGGCGTCATCGACAAGTGCCTGTTACGCGCCGTGAACGGCGAAGACTCCCTGATCCTGACCTCAGGCGGTATGGTCGTCCATACTGTCGAGAGGATAGACAAGTACGCCCGGACGAGCGGCAGGGAGATCGCAGTCAGGCAGGTCTGA
- a CDS encoding 4Fe-4S binding protein, with amino-acid sequence MLQIHREICGYCGACVSVCPEGALELVDAYLTVESDTCRCCGICTKACPLGALEVTDEE; translated from the coding sequence ATGCTTCAAATTCACCGGGAAATATGTGGCTACTGCGGCGCATGTGTTTCGGTCTGCCCTGAAGGGGCTCTCGAACTCGTCGATGCGTACCTGACAGTCGAGAGCGACACCTGCCGCTGTTGCGGCATCTGCACGAAGGCCTGCCCGCTCGGTGCTCTGGAGGTGACCGATGAAGAGTGA
- a CDS encoding NAD(P)/FAD-dependent oxidoreductase, which produces MKSEYDILVVGGGPGGAIAAWTAARLGLSVCLIEKRPAIGAPVRCAEGIGKELLKSFIEPDPRWVSADIKRARIVAPDGTTIALDENKAGAEVGYVLDRKFFDRELVWQASKAGSDVFVKTRAVAPIMEGRHVRGAVVECCGKRQDVRAKVTIAADGVESKFARWCGIDTTIPLTEMMSCVQYLVTDIDIDPNSNDFYLGNDVAPQGYLWVFAKGERSANVGVGIPASKNKPDMRARDYLDRFMRENFPNGKIIECVVGGDPVSRPLPCTVADGLMIVGDAARVVDPITGGGIGNAMYTGRLAAEVAARAIAQGDTSKAALMPYEEEWRSSKMGKNLERNYKVKEYFITLSDEKMNTLAQSIEGINFSEITVMALLTEIIKRNPKMLLELKGLTHALV; this is translated from the coding sequence ATGAAGAGTGAGTACGACATTCTTGTCGTCGGCGGCGGACCCGGAGGGGCCATTGCAGCATGGACCGCTGCCAGATTGGGCCTCTCGGTCTGCCTGATCGAGAAGCGGCCGGCGATCGGAGCACCGGTCCGGTGTGCCGAAGGGATCGGCAAAGAACTCCTGAAGAGTTTCATCGAGCCCGACCCCCGCTGGGTCTCCGCCGATATCAAGAGGGCGCGGATCGTCGCCCCCGACGGCACGACCATCGCCCTCGACGAGAACAAGGCCGGCGCAGAGGTCGGCTATGTCCTCGACAGGAAGTTCTTCGACCGCGAACTCGTCTGGCAGGCGTCCAAGGCAGGGTCTGACGTCTTTGTGAAGACCCGCGCCGTTGCCCCGATCATGGAAGGGCGCCACGTCCGCGGTGCCGTCGTCGAGTGCTGCGGAAAGAGGCAGGACGTGAGAGCGAAGGTCACCATCGCCGCCGACGGCGTGGAGTCGAAATTCGCACGCTGGTGCGGCATCGACACCACCATCCCGCTGACCGAGATGATGAGTTGCGTCCAGTACCTCGTCACCGATATCGATATCGACCCGAACTCGAACGACTTCTACCTCGGCAACGACGTCGCCCCGCAGGGCTACCTGTGGGTCTTTGCCAAGGGCGAGAGGAGCGCCAATGTCGGTGTCGGCATCCCGGCGTCGAAGAACAAGCCCGACATGCGGGCACGGGACTATCTTGACAGGTTCATGCGTGAGAACTTCCCGAACGGCAAGATCATCGAGTGCGTCGTCGGCGGTGACCCCGTCTCCAGGCCCCTCCCCTGCACGGTTGCAGACGGCCTGATGATCGTGGGCGACGCCGCACGTGTCGTCGACCCCATCACCGGCGGCGGTATCGGCAACGCGATGTACACCGGCAGGCTTGCCGCTGAGGTGGCTGCCCGGGCAATCGCACAGGGCGACACCTCGAAGGCGGCCCTGATGCCCTATGAAGAGGAATGGCGCAGTTCAAAGATGGGGAAAAACCTTGAGCGGAACTATAAGGTGAAGGAGTACTTCATCACCCTCTCCGACGAGAAGATGAACACCCTTGCCCAATCCATCGAAGGCATCAACTTCAGCGAGATCACGGTAATGGCCCTCCTCACCGAGATCATCAAGAGAAACCCGAAGATGCTCCTCGAGCTCAAGGGGCTGACGCACGCCCTCGTCTGA
- a CDS encoding TrkA family potassium uptake protein, which produces MYLIIVGLGGIGRNLTAISAEHGDSVVVIDQDESKCNDILDHYDVLAITGDSTDSSVLDDAGIDRAQSLVATTSDDAVNLMTCWLAKRYNVPNVVSIVNQKAHSALFKEVGVKISENPDELVANRLYYWAENPNMQQLASIPGGTIFEIVAEDGAPIIDHEIKELEVKNFVFIAIRRAGGELIIPSGQVKIRPGDNITVFTKKEAESECLAILNRQLKKAGE; this is translated from the coding sequence ATGTACCTCATCATCGTGGGCCTCGGGGGAATTGGGCGAAACCTGACGGCGATATCCGCAGAACACGGCGATTCTGTCGTCGTCATCGACCAGGACGAGTCGAAGTGCAACGATATCCTCGACCACTATGATGTGCTTGCGATCACCGGCGACTCCACAGACAGTTCTGTCTTGGACGACGCCGGGATCGACCGGGCGCAGAGCCTTGTCGCCACCACGAGCGACGATGCCGTCAACCTGATGACCTGCTGGCTGGCAAAACGCTACAATGTCCCCAACGTCGTCTCCATCGTGAACCAGAAGGCGCACTCTGCCCTCTTCAAGGAGGTCGGCGTGAAGATCAGCGAGAACCCGGACGAACTCGTGGCGAACCGCCTGTATTACTGGGCCGAGAACCCGAACATGCAGCAGCTTGCCTCCATCCCGGGAGGGACCATCTTCGAGATCGTCGCCGAGGACGGTGCGCCGATCATCGATCACGAGATCAAGGAACTCGAAGTGAAGAACTTCGTCTTCATCGCCATCCGCCGTGCAGGCGGCGAACTGATCATCCCGAGCGGGCAGGTGAAGATCCGGCCGGGCGACAATATCACCGTCTTTACCAAGAAGGAAGCCGAGTCAGAGTGCCTCGCCATCCTCAACAGGCAGCTGAAAAAGGCCGGGGAATAA
- the rnhB gene encoding ribonuclease HII has product MICGVDEAGKGAVLGPMVIGAVGCERETDLPAGVRDSKVLTPRKRERLYAEITGSFPWGVVKIPAAEIDRLRQEMTMNTLVARGHADAVRTLIPTPLTAYVDACDVNEERYGSTVAALLGGACTVVSRNHGDALFPVVSAASIVAKVTRDRAIEALHAEAGDIGSGYPSDQTTITYLKDYIAGHGMPPACARQSWETVTRLMDRRRQATLGDF; this is encoded by the coding sequence ATGATATGCGGCGTCGACGAGGCCGGGAAAGGCGCAGTCCTCGGCCCGATGGTGATAGGGGCGGTGGGATGCGAGAGAGAGACAGACCTGCCGGCCGGCGTGCGGGACTCAAAGGTCCTCACCCCGCGGAAGCGGGAGAGGCTCTATGCCGAGATCACGGGCTCCTTCCCCTGGGGAGTGGTCAAGATACCGGCGGCCGAGATCGACCGCCTGCGGCAGGAGATGACGATGAACACTCTTGTCGCCAGGGGGCACGCCGACGCGGTCCGGACCCTCATACCGACCCCGCTGACAGCCTATGTCGACGCCTGCGACGTGAACGAGGAGAGGTACGGCTCGACGGTCGCCGCTCTCCTCGGCGGGGCCTGCACGGTCGTCTCCCGCAACCACGGCGACGCCCTCTTCCCTGTCGTCTCGGCCGCCTCCATCGTCGCCAAGGTGACGCGTGACCGCGCGATCGAGGCGCTGCACGCCGAAGCGGGGGATATCGGGAGCGGTTATCCCTCCGACCAGACCACCATCACGTACCTGAAGGACTACATCGCCGGCCACGGCATGCCGCCCGCCTGTGCCAGGCAGAGCTGGGAGACGGTGACGCGGTTGATGGACAGACGGCGCCAGGCGACGCTCGGCGATTTCTGA
- a CDS encoding site-2 protease family protein, producing MDWVTILILLLGIYILAAAYVKATGKFADHIGFYGPIMMIKTENVGIFDWFRPYSRVLRAYGTVGVVMVIISAVLMTLMLVFAFNVTLVTQPEPTGIYKPQNILLLPGINEYVPSTLAVWFAFFLTLVIHEAGHGILCRIEGIRVKSAGLLYAVIPIGAFVEPDEEDAERVRGWPKARMLGAGITNNIVIGGICFVLFILVVGMATPLSSPAVYGVYEGGPAYDAGVPTPSVITEVNGVPVATRDEVTAVLDTTNPGDRLSLTVEKDGVLTDRTLNLTAWPETITAQVGPRSSGYMGIYYYDAASVQGVVGQMFSPIGWLRFVTIPFDMSVGGQQLKVLAFETPAATYYEEPFPFFWGVVHFLFWSAWININVGIFNAIPMVPLDGGYILKEGVDRVLEPRGWGRYGQAIVTFVSWVLLSMMLGLIALPYLLHI from the coding sequence ATGGACTGGGTAACGATCCTCATACTTCTTCTCGGCATCTACATCCTGGCGGCCGCATACGTGAAGGCGACCGGGAAGTTTGCCGATCATATCGGGTTCTACGGCCCGATCATGATGATCAAGACGGAAAACGTCGGGATCTTCGACTGGTTCAGGCCGTACTCACGGGTGCTCCGCGCCTACGGGACTGTCGGGGTCGTCATGGTGATCATCTCGGCCGTGCTGATGACCCTGATGCTCGTCTTCGCTTTCAACGTCACCCTCGTCACCCAGCCCGAGCCGACAGGGATCTACAAGCCCCAGAATATCCTCCTCCTCCCCGGCATCAACGAGTACGTCCCCTCGACCCTCGCCGTCTGGTTCGCGTTCTTCCTCACCCTCGTGATCCACGAGGCAGGCCACGGAATCCTCTGCAGGATCGAGGGCATCAGGGTGAAGAGCGCCGGCCTGCTCTATGCGGTCATCCCGATCGGTGCCTTTGTCGAGCCCGACGAAGAGGACGCGGAGAGGGTCCGCGGCTGGCCGAAGGCGAGGATGCTTGGCGCAGGGATCACGAACAACATCGTCATCGGCGGCATATGTTTCGTGCTCTTCATCCTGGTCGTGGGGATGGCGACGCCCCTCAGTTCCCCGGCAGTCTACGGGGTCTACGAAGGGGGTCCGGCATATGACGCGGGCGTGCCGACGCCGAGCGTCATAACAGAGGTCAACGGCGTCCCGGTCGCGACGCGGGACGAGGTGACGGCAGTCCTCGACACTACGAATCCCGGCGACCGCCTCTCCCTCACCGTCGAGAAGGACGGCGTCCTGACAGACCGTACCCTCAACCTGACAGCATGGCCCGAGACGATCACCGCACAGGTGGGGCCGAGAAGTTCGGGCTACATGGGGATCTACTACTACGACGCCGCAAGCGTGCAGGGCGTGGTCGGGCAGATGTTCTCCCCGATCGGCTGGCTGCGCTTCGTCACCATCCCCTTCGACATGTCTGTGGGCGGCCAGCAGTTGAAGGTGCTCGCCTTCGAGACCCCGGCTGCCACCTACTATGAGGAGCCCTTCCCCTTCTTCTGGGGAGTCGTCCACTTCCTCTTCTGGTCGGCATGGATCAACATCAATGTCGGGATCTTCAATGCCATCCCGATGGTACCCCTCGACGGCGGCTACATCCTCAAGGAGGGGGTCGACCGCGTCCTCGAACCGCGGGGATGGGGCCGGTACGGGCAGGCGATCGTCACCTTCGTCTCCTGGGTCCTCCTCTCGATGATGCTCGGGCTGATCGCGTTGCCCTATCTCCTCCATATCTGA
- a CDS encoding KTSC domain-containing protein, producing MLRQTVTSTTIQSVGYSSLSGTLEIEFTHGSLYQFSDVPASVYRELMAASSHGTYFNEHIKEWYHFRKIR from the coding sequence ATGTTGCGGCAAACGGTCACTTCCACCACTATACAGTCGGTCGGATACAGTTCTCTGTCCGGTACCCTGGAAATTGAGTTCACACACGGTTCTCTCTATCAGTTTTCGGACGTCCCTGCGTCGGTCTATCGGGAATTGATGGCGGCCTCCTCCCATGGGACATACTTCAACGAACACATCAAAGAGTGGTATCACTTCAGAAAGATCCGGTAA
- a CDS encoding MFS transporter, giving the protein MLGSFMGATDSSIVIISLTTISRYFNASTSEVSWVMIAYLLAITGFLIPFGRLGDVKGRKKIFIAGFALFTASSFFCGAATSLPELILFRALQGIGGAMITATGPALLSVSLPECVRGRALGYLSASSALGLAAGFGLGGLIISLLSWQWIFFINVPVGLCAVIIAYFFIPHDAGQQKTQGTFDLPGALLVLLAAGLFIYALSFGEELGWTSLRILFTFALSVIFSTIFVILELRTPVPLLQLRLLKSPGISLGIGAAMLNRLVLSGTAYLIPNYLELMKGYSPGFTGLLLLVPSLLIMIAAPVSGTLSDRIGSRWLCTLAGAFLFFAVLIFVLFDHTIVLILIILALALRGISMGLFSPPNFRLILTSTPADQKGSASALWYFSRYLASAIGIVVFETALDRRIRGDEPEGVTGAIHLFHSIAELEIAFDHAFLVGIFFIIGMIVLTAMLREEKYR; this is encoded by the coding sequence GTGCTCGGCTCATTTATGGGAGCCACCGACTCCAGCATCGTCATCATCTCCCTCACCACCATCTCCCGTTATTTCAACGCGAGCACCAGCGAGGTGTCCTGGGTTATGATAGCGTACCTGCTCGCCATAACCGGTTTTTTGATCCCGTTCGGACGCCTCGGCGACGTGAAAGGGAGGAAAAAGATCTTCATCGCAGGATTCGCCCTCTTCACCGCAAGTTCGTTCTTTTGCGGGGCTGCGACAAGTCTTCCCGAATTGATCCTCTTCCGTGCCCTGCAGGGGATTGGCGGAGCGATGATCACGGCAACGGGCCCGGCGCTTCTCTCGGTTTCGCTCCCTGAGTGCGTCCGGGGCCGGGCGCTCGGCTACCTCTCCGCTTCAAGCGCTCTCGGGCTTGCCGCTGGTTTCGGCCTCGGGGGTCTCATCATCAGTCTTCTCTCGTGGCAATGGATCTTCTTCATCAATGTCCCGGTGGGACTATGCGCGGTCATCATCGCCTATTTCTTCATCCCTCATGATGCAGGGCAGCAAAAAACGCAGGGGACATTTGATCTTCCGGGAGCGCTGCTCGTCCTCCTCGCCGCGGGGCTGTTTATCTACGCGCTCTCGTTCGGGGAGGAACTGGGCTGGACATCTCTCAGGATCCTCTTCACATTCGCCCTCTCGGTCATATTTTCTACAATCTTCGTCATCCTGGAACTGCGGACACCGGTACCTCTGCTTCAGTTAAGACTTTTGAAGAGCCCGGGGATCTCTCTCGGCATCGGTGCCGCGATGCTCAACAGGCTCGTGCTGTCAGGGACGGCATACCTGATCCCGAATTATCTTGAACTTATGAAAGGATATTCTCCAGGTTTTACCGGGCTCTTGCTCCTTGTCCCGTCTCTCCTCATCATGATCGCCGCCCCGGTCTCCGGCACACTCTCCGACCGCATCGGTTCGCGCTGGCTCTGCACGCTCGCGGGGGCATTCCTCTTTTTTGCGGTGCTTATTTTCGTACTCTTCGACCATACGATCGTTCTGATCCTCATCATCCTCGCCCTCGCCCTGCGCGGCATCTCCATGGGGCTCTTTTCGCCGCCGAACTTCAGGCTCATCCTCACCTCGACGCCGGCGGATCAGAAGGGGTCCGCATCGGCGTTGTGGTATTTTTCCCGCTACCTTGCCTCGGCGATCGGCATCGTGGTCTTCGAGACGGCACTCGACCGCCGGATCAGGGGCGACGAACCTGAAGGCGTGACCGGAGCAATCCACCTCTTCCACTCGATCGCCGAACTGGAGATCGCGTTCGACCACGCGTTTCTGGTCGGGATATTCTTTATTATCGGAATGATCGTGCTGACGGCGATGCTGCGAGAGGAGAAATATAGATAG